In Streptomyces sp. NBC_00569, a single genomic region encodes these proteins:
- a CDS encoding vitamin B12-dependent ribonucleotide reductase: MTETTSGPARGSRAKGAKATKGLRIERIHTTPGVHPYDEVEWERRDVVMTNWRDGSINFEQRGVEFPGFWSVNAVNIVTSKYFRGAVGTPQREVSLRQLIDRIVKTYRKAGEDYKYFSSPADAEIFEHELAYALLHQIFSFNSPVWFNVGTPQPQQVSACFILAVDDSMESILDWYKEEGMIFKGGSGAGLNLSRIRSSKELLSSGGNASGPVSFMRGADASAGTIKSGGATRRAAKMVILDVDHPDIENFIETKVKEEEKIRALRDAGFDMDLGGDDITSVQYQNANNSVRVNDEFMKAVETGGKFGLRARMTGDVIEEVDAKSLFRKMAEAAWACADPGIQYDDTINQWHTCPESGRINGSNPCSEYMHLDNTSCNLASLNLMKFLKDDGKGHQSFDVDRFSKVVELVITAMDISICFADFPTQKIGENTRAYRQLGIGYANLGALLMATGHAYDSDGGRALAGSITSLMTGTSYKRSAELAAVVGPYDGYARNAEPHQRVMKQHADANTTAVRMDDLDSPIWAAATEAWQDVVRLGEKNGFRNAQASVIAPTGTIGLAMSCDTTGLEPDLALVKFKKLVGGGSMQIVNGTVPQALRRLGYQEEQIEAIVAHIADNGNVIDAPGLKTEHYEVFDCAMGERSISAMGHVRMMAAIQPWISGALSKTVNLPETASVEDVEEVYFEAWKMGVKALAIYRDNCKVGQPLSAKTKEKEKEAVTAKAEETIRTAVEKVVEYRPVRKRLPKGRPGITTSFTVGGAEGYMTANSYPDDGLGEVFLKMSKQGSTLAGMMDAFSIAVSVGLQYGVPLETYVSKFTNMRFEPAGMTDDPDVRMAQSIVDYIFRRLALDFLPFETRSALGIHSAEERQRHLETGSYEPSIDDVEVDVEGLAQSAPLQTESLKAVVEAPKAKAVAPAPQQAHTSAELVEMQLGIQADAPLCFSCGTKMQRAGSCYICEGCGSTSGCS, encoded by the coding sequence ATGACAGAGACGACGAGTGGCCCGGCACGAGGTTCCCGCGCCAAGGGAGCCAAGGCCACCAAGGGGCTGCGTATCGAGCGCATCCACACGACTCCCGGCGTGCATCCGTACGACGAGGTGGAGTGGGAGCGCCGTGACGTCGTCATGACCAATTGGCGCGACGGCTCGATCAACTTCGAGCAGCGTGGCGTCGAGTTCCCCGGCTTCTGGTCGGTGAACGCGGTCAACATCGTCACCAGCAAGTACTTCCGCGGCGCGGTCGGCACCCCGCAGCGCGAGGTGAGCCTCAGGCAGCTCATCGACCGGATCGTGAAGACGTACCGGAAGGCCGGAGAGGACTACAAGTACTTCTCCTCGCCCGCCGACGCCGAGATCTTCGAGCACGAGCTGGCGTATGCCCTCCTGCACCAGATCTTCAGCTTCAACTCTCCGGTGTGGTTCAACGTCGGTACGCCGCAGCCCCAGCAGGTCTCCGCCTGCTTCATCCTGGCCGTCGACGACTCCATGGAGTCGATCCTCGACTGGTACAAGGAAGAGGGAATGATCTTCAAGGGCGGCTCCGGCGCCGGCCTGAACCTCTCCCGGATCCGTTCTTCCAAGGAACTGCTGTCCTCGGGCGGCAACGCCTCGGGTCCCGTCTCCTTCATGCGCGGTGCGGACGCCTCCGCAGGAACGATCAAGTCGGGTGGCGCCACGCGCCGCGCGGCCAAGATGGTCATCCTCGACGTCGACCACCCCGACATCGAGAACTTCATCGAGACCAAGGTGAAGGAAGAGGAGAAGATCCGCGCACTGCGTGACGCGGGCTTCGACATGGACCTGGGCGGCGACGACATCACGTCCGTCCAGTACCAGAACGCCAACAACTCGGTCCGCGTGAACGACGAGTTCATGAAGGCCGTGGAGACCGGCGGCAAGTTCGGTCTGCGCGCCCGGATGACCGGTGACGTCATCGAGGAGGTCGACGCCAAGTCGCTCTTCCGCAAGATGGCCGAGGCCGCGTGGGCGTGTGCCGACCCCGGCATCCAGTACGACGACACCATCAACCAGTGGCACACCTGCCCGGAGTCCGGCCGGATCAACGGCTCGAACCCGTGCAGCGAGTACATGCACCTGGACAACACGTCCTGCAACCTCGCGTCGCTGAACCTGATGAAGTTCCTGAAGGACGACGGCAAGGGCCACCAGTCCTTCGACGTCGACCGCTTCTCCAAGGTCGTCGAGCTGGTCATCACCGCGATGGACATCTCGATCTGCTTCGCGGACTTCCCGACGCAGAAGATCGGCGAGAACACCCGCGCCTACCGTCAGCTGGGCATCGGCTACGCCAACCTCGGCGCCCTGCTGATGGCCACGGGTCACGCGTACGACTCCGACGGCGGCCGCGCCCTGGCCGGTTCCATCACGTCGCTGATGACCGGTACCTCGTACAAGCGTTCCGCCGAGCTGGCCGCGGTCGTCGGCCCGTACGACGGTTACGCCCGTAACGCCGAGCCGCACCAGCGCGTCATGAAGCAGCACGCCGACGCGAACACCACGGCCGTCCGCATGGACGACCTGGACTCGCCGATCTGGGCCGCCGCCACGGAGGCCTGGCAGGACGTCGTCCGTCTCGGCGAGAAGAACGGTTTCCGCAACGCGCAGGCCTCGGTCATCGCCCCGACCGGCACCATCGGTCTCGCGATGTCCTGCGACACCACCGGGCTCGAGCCCGACCTCGCCCTGGTCAAGTTCAAGAAGCTGGTCGGCGGCGGCTCGATGCAGATCGTCAACGGCACCGTCCCGCAGGCCCTGCGCCGCCTGGGTTACCAGGAGGAGCAGATCGAGGCGATCGTCGCCCACATCGCCGACAACGGCAACGTGATCGACGCCCCCGGCCTGAAGACCGAGCACTACGAGGTCTTCGACTGCGCGATGGGCGAGCGTTCCATCTCCGCGATGGGCCACGTCCGCATGATGGCCGCCATCCAGCCCTGGATCTCCGGCGCGCTGTCCAAGACGGTCAACCTGCCCGAGACCGCCTCGGTCGAGGACGTCGAAGAGGTCTACTTCGAGGCGTGGAAGATGGGCGTCAAGGCGCTCGCCATCTACCGCGACAACTGCAAGGTCGGCCAGCCCCTCTCCGCCAAGACCAAGGAGAAGGAGAAGGAGGCGGTCACCGCCAAGGCCGAGGAGACCATCCGTACCGCGGTCGAGAAGGTCGTCGAGTACCGTCCGGTCCGCAAGCGTCTGCCCAAGGGCCGCCCGGGGATCACCACCTCCTTCACCGTCGGTGGCGCCGAGGGCTACATGACCGCCAACTCCTACCCGGACGACGGTCTCGGCGAGGTCTTCCTGAAGATGTCGAAGCAGGGCTCCACCCTCGCCGGCATGATGGACGCCTTCTCGATCGCCGTCTCCGTGGGCCTGCAGTACGGCGTCCCGCTGGAGACGTACGTCTCGAAGTTCACGAACATGCGCTTCGAGCCGGCCGGCATGACGGACGACCCGGACGTGCGGATGGCGCAGTCGATCGTCGACTACATCTTCCGCCGCCTTGCGCTCGACTTCCTGCCCTTCGAGACGCGCTCCGCGCTCGGCATCCACTCGGCAGAGGAGCGACAGCGTCACCTGGAGACGGGCTCGTACGAGCCGTCCATCGACGATGTCGAGGTCGACGTCGAGGGTCTGGCTCAGTCCGCCCCGCTGCAGACCGAGTCCCTGAAGGCCGTCGTCGAGGCCCCCAAGGCCAAGGCCGTGGCGCCGGCTCCGCAGCAGGCGCACACCAGCGCCGAGCTCGTGGAGATGCAGCTGGGCATCCAGGCGGACGCACCGCTGTGCTTCTCCTGCGGCACGAAGATGCAGCGCGCCGGCTCCTGCTACATCTGCGAGGGCTGCGGCTCGACCAGCGGTTGCAGCTGA
- the nrdR gene encoding transcriptional regulator NrdR has translation MHCPFCRHPDSRVVDSRTTDDGTSIRRRRQCPDCSRRFTTVETCSLMVVKRSGVTEPFSRTKVINGVRKACQGRPVTEDALAQLGQRVEEAVRATGSAELTTHDVGLAILGPLQELDLVAYLRFASVYRAFNSLEDFDSAIAELREQLPGASRGDAGGEREPCDCGSGGTVEVPVPATAAD, from the coding sequence ATGCACTGCCCCTTCTGCAGGCACCCCGACAGCCGTGTCGTCGACAGTCGCACCACCGACGACGGCACGTCGATCCGCAGGCGCCGCCAGTGCCCCGACTGCTCCCGTCGTTTCACGACCGTGGAGACGTGCTCGCTCATGGTGGTCAAGCGGAGCGGGGTGACCGAACCCTTCAGCCGTACGAAGGTGATCAACGGCGTCCGCAAGGCATGCCAGGGTCGCCCCGTCACCGAGGACGCCCTCGCCCAGCTCGGCCAGCGGGTCGAAGAGGCGGTGCGTGCCACCGGCAGCGCGGAGCTGACCACTCATGACGTGGGTCTGGCCATACTCGGCCCGCTTCAGGAACTCGACCTCGTCGCCTACCTGCGCTTCGCGTCCGTGTACCGGGCGTTCAATTCGCTGGAGGACTTCGACTCGGCCATCGCGGAGCTGAGGGAACAGCTGCCCGGCGCGAGCCGGGGTGACGCGGGCGGAGAGCGCGAACCATGTGACTGCGGGTCCGGAGGGACTGTAGAAGTCCCCGTGCCCGCCACCGCTGCCGACTGA
- the lexA gene encoding transcriptional repressor LexA, producing the protein MTTTADSATITAQDRSQGRLEPVHAMNDASMSAEGPKPARSLPGRPPGIRADSSGLTDRQRRVIEVIRDSVQRRGYPPSMREIGQAVGLSSTSSVAHQLMALERKGFLRRDPHRPRAYEVRGSDQPSAQPTDTAGKPAASYVPLVGRIAAGGPILAEESVEDVFPLPRQLVGDGELFVLKVVGDSMIEAAICDGDWVTVRRQPVAENGDIVAAMLEGEATVKRFKREDGHVWLLPHNSAYQPIPGDEATILGKVVAVLRRV; encoded by the coding sequence GTGACCACCACCGCAGACAGCGCCACCATCACTGCCCAGGACCGTTCCCAGGGCCGACTCGAGCCGGTGCATGCCATGAATGACGCATCCATGAGCGCGGAGGGGCCGAAGCCCGCGCGCTCCCTGCCGGGCCGACCTCCCGGCATCCGGGCGGACAGCTCGGGGCTCACGGACAGGCAGCGGCGCGTCATCGAGGTGATCAGGGACTCCGTGCAGCGGCGTGGTTACCCGCCGTCGATGCGGGAGATCGGCCAGGCGGTGGGCCTGTCGAGCACGTCGTCGGTCGCGCACCAGCTGATGGCCCTCGAGCGCAAGGGTTTCCTGCGCCGGGACCCGCACCGCCCCCGCGCCTACGAGGTCCGTGGCTCCGACCAGCCGAGCGCGCAGCCCACGGACACCGCGGGCAAGCCGGCCGCGTCGTACGTCCCGCTCGTCGGCCGCATCGCCGCCGGTGGCCCGATCCTCGCGGAAGAGTCCGTCGAGGACGTGTTCCCTCTCCCCCGGCAGCTGGTCGGTGACGGCGAGCTGTTCGTCCTGAAGGTCGTCGGTGACTCGATGATCGAGGCCGCGATCTGTGACGGCGACTGGGTCACGGTCCGCCGCCAGCCGGTCGCGGAGAACGGCGACATCGTCGCCGCGATGCTCGAGGGCGAGGCCACCGTCAAGCGTTTCAAGCGCGAGGACGGCCATGTGTGGCTGCTGCCGCACAACTCCGCGTACCAGCCGATCCCCGGTGACGAGGCGACGATCCTCGGCAAGGTGGTGGCCGTTCTGCGGCGGGTGTGA
- a CDS encoding ATP-dependent DNA helicase, with protein sequence MTKPSLPELLHAAVAAVGGTERPGQVTMAETVAEAIDGGSHLLAQAGTGTGKSLGYLVPALAHGERVVVATATLALQRQLVERDLPRTVDALHPLLRRRPQFAMLKGRSNYLCLHRLHEGAPQDEEEGLFDQFEAAAPTSKLGQDLLRMRDWADETETGDRDDLTPGVSDRAWSQVSVSSRECLGATKCAYGQECFAEAARERAKLADVIVTNHALLAIDAIEGAPVLPSHEVLIVDEAHELVSRVTGVATGELTPGQVNRAVRRSAKLVNEKAADQLQTAAEGFERLMELALPGRLEEVPEDLGYALMALRDASRTVISALGTTRDKSVQDEDAVRKQALASVESIHDVAERITNGSEYDVVWYERHDRFGASVRVAPMSVSGLLREKLFAERSVVLTSATLKLGGDFNGVGASLGLAPEGQEGEGLPQWKGVDVGSPFEYRKQGILYVAKHLARPAREGTRSDMMDELSELMQAAGGRTLGLFSSMRAAQAAAEELRTRLPEYPILLQGEETLGELIKGFAADPKTCLFGTLSLWQGVDVPGASCQLVVMDKIPFPRPDDPLMSARQKAVEDAGGNGFMAVAATHAALLMAQGAGRLVRATGDRGVVAVLDPRLATARYGSYLRASMPDFWYTTDQNQVRRSLAAIDAKATAEAEETA encoded by the coding sequence ATGACGAAGCCCTCCCTCCCCGAGCTCCTGCACGCCGCCGTCGCCGCCGTGGGCGGTACGGAACGACCTGGCCAGGTGACCATGGCCGAGACCGTCGCCGAGGCGATCGACGGCGGTTCCCACCTGCTCGCACAGGCAGGCACGGGTACCGGTAAGTCCCTCGGTTACCTGGTCCCTGCCCTGGCGCACGGCGAGCGGGTCGTGGTCGCGACGGCCACGCTGGCCCTCCAGCGCCAGCTCGTCGAGCGGGATCTGCCGCGCACGGTCGACGCGCTGCACCCCCTGCTGCGCCGGCGCCCCCAGTTCGCCATGCTCAAGGGCCGGTCGAACTATCTGTGCCTGCACCGCCTCCATGAAGGAGCGCCGCAGGACGAGGAGGAGGGGCTCTTCGACCAGTTCGAAGCGGCCGCTCCGACCAGCAAGCTCGGCCAGGACCTGCTGCGGATGCGGGACTGGGCCGACGAGACGGAGACCGGCGACCGCGACGACCTGACCCCCGGAGTCTCCGACCGGGCCTGGTCCCAGGTGTCGGTCTCCTCCAGAGAATGTCTGGGCGCCACCAAGTGCGCGTACGGACAGGAGTGCTTCGCCGAGGCGGCCCGCGAGCGGGCCAAGCTCGCCGATGTGATCGTCACGAATCACGCGCTCCTGGCGATCGACGCCATCGAAGGAGCACCTGTCCTGCCGTCCCACGAGGTACTGATCGTGGACGAGGCGCACGAGCTCGTCTCCCGGGTCACGGGTGTGGCGACCGGCGAGCTCACTCCGGGGCAGGTGAACCGCGCGGTGCGCCGTTCCGCCAAGCTCGTCAACGAGAAGGCGGCCGATCAGCTCCAGACCGCGGCCGAGGGCTTCGAGCGGCTCATGGAGCTGGCCCTGCCCGGCCGTCTGGAGGAGGTCCCGGAGGACCTCGGCTACGCGCTGATGGCGCTGCGGGACGCCTCCCGGACCGTCATCTCGGCCCTGGGCACCACGCGCGACAAGTCCGTCCAGGACGAGGACGCGGTACGCAAGCAGGCCCTGGCCTCCGTGGAGAGCATCCACGACGTGGCCGAGCGCATCACGAACGGCTCCGAGTACGACGTCGTCTGGTACGAGCGCCACGACCGCTTCGGCGCGTCCGTCAGAGTGGCCCCCATGTCGGTGTCCGGCCTGCTGCGGGAGAAGCTCTTCGCGGAGCGGTCCGTCGTGCTGACCTCGGCAACGCTCAAGCTGGGCGGCGATTTCAACGGGGTGGGTGCCTCTCTGGGCCTGGCCCCCGAGGGCCAGGAGGGCGAGGGCCTGCCGCAGTGGAAGGGCGTCGATGTCGGATCGCCGTTCGAGTACCGCAAGCAGGGCATTCTCTACGTCGCCAAGCACCTGGCACGCCCCGCGCGTGAGGGCACCCGCAGCGACATGATGGACGAGCTGTCCGAGCTGATGCAGGCCGCCGGCGGCCGGACGCTGGGACTCTTCTCGTCCATGCGCGCCGCCCAGGCCGCGGCCGAGGAGCTGCGGACCCGACTCCCCGAGTACCCGATCCTGCTCCAGGGCGAGGAGACGCTCGGCGAGCTCATCAAGGGGTTCGCGGCCGACCCGAAGACGTGTCTGTTCGGCACGCTCTCCCTGTGGCAGGGCGTGGACGTTCCGGGCGCCAGCTGCCAGCTCGTCGTCATGGACAAGATCCCGTTCCCGCGGCCCGACGACCCGCTGATGAGCGCCCGGCAGAAGGCCGTCGAGGACGCCGGCGGTAATGGCTTCATGGCCGTGGCGGCGACACACGCTGCCCTGCTGATGGCCCAGGGCGCGGGCCGTCTCGTACGGGCGACGGGGGACCGCGGCGTCGTGGCGGTCCTGGACCCGCGCCTGGCGACGGCCCGGTACGGCAGCTATCTGCGGGCCTCGATGCCGGACTTCTGGTACACGACGGACCAGAACCAGGTGCGGCGCTCACTGGCCGCCATCGATGCGAAGGCGACCGCCGAAGCCGAAGAGACCGCGTAG
- a CDS encoding IucA/IucC family protein, translated as MIGEFAYEEIIEPKREPEPELDHGPGSAPAHGPGPRPGRSDLYTLPVEGSHMPPGGAFRFKARRGAYGSWLVDPGSIQWIAGRADDSAGRPDETVGRPAESVDRPDKTADRPGGTVGRPAQTDKDADAAEPRPSLPATNPPERFTDPLAFLLRAKHVLDLDGATLGHLIRELTVTLAADARLDHTALTAAQLAELGYAELEGHQTGHPWLVLNKGRMGFSASDTARWAPEARIPGTLPWIAVHTRIAAYRGVADLATSDRLYDRELSPAARDSFAEALRERGLDPQAYLYLPVHPWQWNNIVLPLFAGSVATDAIVPLPTDGDVRLPQQSIRTFLNISRPDRHTVKLPLSVLNTLVWRGLPTERTLAAPSVTAWMHSLRETDPFLKDDCGVILLGEVASVAVEHPAYDGLEEVPYQYKELLGAIWREPVSRYLAPGERARTLASLLHVDPHGRAFTAELVARSGLTPEVWLRRLFAALLPPLLHFLYRYGTVFSPHGENAIVVFDDHDVPVRLAVKDFVDDVNVSAEPLPEHDRMPQDVRETLLTEPPAFLTQFIHSGLFVGVFRYLAPLCEQQLGVTEEKFWSLVRAEIVRHQARFPELKERYEMFDLLTPRIERLCLNRNRLHLDGYRDRSQRPHAAVHGTVPNPLHQP; from the coding sequence ATGATCGGCGAGTTCGCGTACGAGGAGATCATCGAACCGAAACGTGAACCGGAGCCAGAGCTGGATCATGGTCCGGGTTCGGCTCCGGCTCATGGGCCTGGTCCGCGGCCAGGACGGTCAGACCTCTACACCCTCCCCGTCGAGGGCTCCCACATGCCGCCCGGCGGCGCGTTCCGGTTCAAGGCCCGCCGGGGCGCCTACGGCAGCTGGCTCGTGGATCCCGGCAGCATCCAGTGGATCGCCGGCCGCGCAGACGACAGCGCCGGCCGGCCGGACGAGACCGTCGGTCGCCCCGCCGAGAGCGTCGACCGCCCGGACAAGACCGCCGACCGCCCGGGCGGGACCGTCGGTCGCCCCGCGCAGACTGACAAGGACGCGGACGCCGCCGAGCCCAGGCCCTCGCTCCCCGCAACGAACCCGCCTGAACGCTTCACCGACCCCCTCGCCTTCCTCCTCCGCGCCAAGCACGTCCTCGACCTCGACGGCGCCACGCTCGGGCATCTCATCCGCGAGCTCACCGTCACCCTCGCCGCCGACGCCCGTCTCGACCACACCGCGCTCACCGCGGCCCAGCTCGCCGAGCTCGGATACGCCGAACTGGAAGGCCACCAGACCGGCCACCCCTGGCTCGTCCTCAACAAGGGCCGCATGGGGTTCTCGGCCTCCGACACCGCCCGCTGGGCCCCCGAGGCCCGTATCCCCGGGACGCTCCCGTGGATCGCCGTCCACACGAGGATCGCCGCCTACCGAGGCGTCGCGGACCTGGCGACATCCGATCGGCTGTACGACCGTGAACTCTCCCCGGCGGCGCGGGACTCCTTCGCCGAGGCCCTCCGGGAGCGCGGCCTGGACCCGCAGGCCTACCTGTACCTACCGGTACACCCGTGGCAGTGGAACAACATCGTGCTGCCGCTCTTCGCCGGCTCCGTCGCGACGGACGCCATCGTGCCGCTCCCCACCGACGGCGACGTGCGCCTGCCCCAGCAGTCCATTCGTACGTTCCTCAACATCTCGCGCCCCGACCGTCACACAGTGAAGCTCCCGCTGTCCGTACTCAACACCCTTGTGTGGCGGGGCCTGCCCACAGAGCGCACGCTCGCGGCACCGTCGGTCACCGCGTGGATGCACTCCCTCCGCGAAACAGACCCCTTCTTGAAGGACGATTGCGGGGTCATCCTCCTGGGAGAGGTGGCTTCGGTCGCCGTCGAGCACCCCGCGTACGACGGCCTCGAAGAAGTTCCTTATCAGTACAAGGAGTTGCTGGGTGCCATCTGGCGCGAACCGGTCTCCCGGTATCTCGCCCCCGGCGAACGGGCCCGCACCCTGGCCTCTCTGCTGCACGTGGACCCGCACGGCCGGGCGTTCACCGCGGAACTCGTCGCCCGATCCGGGCTGACCCCCGAGGTGTGGCTGCGCCGGCTCTTCGCGGCCCTGCTCCCCCCGCTTCTGCACTTCCTCTACCGCTACGGCACCGTGTTCTCCCCGCACGGGGAGAACGCCATCGTCGTCTTCGACGACCACGACGTGCCGGTGCGGCTCGCGGTGAAGGACTTCGTCGACGACGTGAACGTGAGCGCCGAGCCGCTGCCCGAACACGACCGCATGCCGCAGGACGTCCGCGAGACCCTGCTCACCGAGCCGCCCGCCTTCCTGACCCAGTTCATCCACTCGGGGCTCTTCGTCGGCGTCTTCCGGTATCTGGCGCCCCTGTGCGAGCAGCAGCTGGGTGTCACGGAAGAGAAGTTCTGGTCCCTGGTGCGCGCTGAGATCGTGCGGCATCAGGCGCGCTTCCCCGAGCTCAAGGAGCGGTACGAGATGTTCGACCTCCTCACTCCCCGTATCGAGCGGCTCTGCCTCAATCGCAACCGACTGCATCTGGACGGTTACCGCGACCGGTCGCAGCGCCCCCACGCGGCCGTGCACGGCACGGTGCCCAATCCACTGCACCAGCCTTGA
- a CDS encoding GNAT family N-acetyltransferase: MSSTDACTDAGATPAIAPADAVTDEVADTGPGADELTGSEPGVGTDVADTLDLRLPDELIDLIAGQGETGGQASGSVGQGTGAVLPGYGHPVDGTRPHAPGGTSTALADDDLLDNVGAWGPVTTRSGVFQLVPVRIERDLALISRWMNDPAVAAFWELEGPESVTENHLRPQLDGDGRSVPCLGVLDGTPMSYWEIYRADLDPLARHYPARPHDTGVHLLIGGVANRGRGLGTGLLKAVADLVLDHRPPCARVVAEPDLRNTPSVSAFLSAGFRFSAEVELPDKRAALMIRDRALRALL; the protein is encoded by the coding sequence GTGTCATCGACCGACGCGTGCACCGACGCCGGAGCCACGCCCGCTATCGCCCCTGCCGATGCCGTCACCGACGAGGTCGCCGACACGGGCCCCGGCGCCGACGAGCTCACAGGCTCCGAGCCCGGCGTCGGCACGGACGTCGCCGACACCCTGGACCTGCGTCTGCCCGACGAACTCATCGACCTGATCGCCGGACAGGGTGAAACCGGCGGGCAGGCCAGCGGCAGCGTGGGCCAGGGGACCGGCGCAGTCCTTCCCGGGTACGGGCACCCAGTCGACGGAACGCGACCACACGCACCGGGCGGCACCTCGACGGCCCTGGCGGACGACGACCTGCTCGACAACGTCGGAGCGTGGGGACCGGTCACCACACGTTCCGGCGTCTTTCAGCTGGTTCCCGTCCGTATCGAACGCGACCTGGCGCTGATCAGTCGCTGGATGAATGATCCAGCCGTAGCCGCGTTCTGGGAACTCGAAGGCCCGGAGAGCGTCACGGAGAACCATCTCCGCCCCCAACTGGACGGTGACGGGCGCAGCGTCCCTTGCCTCGGCGTACTGGACGGCACCCCGATGAGCTACTGGGAGATCTACCGCGCCGACCTCGACCCACTGGCCCGCCACTATCCTGCCCGCCCGCACGACACCGGTGTTCACCTCCTTATCGGTGGTGTCGCCAACCGCGGACGGGGACTCGGCACAGGCCTGCTCAAGGCCGTCGCCGACCTCGTACTCGACCACCGTCCGCCCTGCGCCCGTGTCGTCGCAGAGCCGGACCTCCGCAACACCCCCTCTGTATCCGCCTTTTTGAGTGCCGGCTTCCGCTTCTCCGCCGAGGTGGAGCTCCCCGACAAACGGGCCGCACTGATGATCCGAGACCGGGCCCTGCGCGCTCTGCTGTGA